A genomic region of Raphanus sativus cultivar WK10039 chromosome 6, ASM80110v3, whole genome shotgun sequence contains the following coding sequences:
- the LOC108813095 gene encoding LOW QUALITY PROTEIN: callose synthase 9-like (The sequence of the model RefSeq protein was modified relative to this genomic sequence to represent the inferred CDS: inserted 2 bases in 2 codons): MSDTTLVKMSRVESLWERLVNAALQRDRTGEATAAGRGGPGQGGRDIDAILRAADEFQVEDPIIARILCEHARSLAEKLDPNNEDRGLLQFRTGLMSVIKQKIEKSVVGTINRSQDINRLQGFYQRYREKNNHVDTLKEEENQLRESGAFTDEIERKTVERKRILANLKVLEHVLKQVSKEIFEELKHANDSDAAMSEDTCLAYNIVPLDAPVTENATTAFPEVQGAVAALKYSPCLPKLPAEFPIPATRNADMFDFLHYIFGFQRDSVCNQREHIVLLLSNEQSRLNIPGETEHKLDDAAVSNVFLKSLDNYIKWCDYLCIRPAWNNLEAISGEKKLLYLSLYYLVWGEAANIRFLPECLCYIFHHMVREMDEILRQKVARPAESCVPVDSCGSDDGVCVSFLDHVIAPLYEVVSAEAFNNGNGRVPHSAWRNYDDFNEYFWSLRCFELGWPWRTSLSFFQKPIPRGKFEVKTGREKHRGKTSFVEHRTFLHLYHSFHRLWIFLAMTFQALAIVAFNEKRLVSRKTLREILSLGPTYVVMKFFKSVLDVIMMYGAYSNTRRLAVLRMFLRFVWFGLASVFISFLYVRALQEDSKPNSDSVMFKLYVILIAIYGGVQLFSSILMRVPTCHNIANKCDGWTLIRFFKWMWRQERHYVGRGMYERTSDYIKYLLFWLVVLSAKFSFAYFLQIEPLVSPTRMIVKHGNYSTLTVASLWAPVVAIYLLDIHIFYTLVSAFLGFLLCVRARLGKIRSLEEIHKQFKKFPGAFIKALHVPITDRTCDPSHEVLDKKNRVEAAHFAPFWNQIIKCLREEDYITDFEMDLLLMPKSSGSRLVQWPLFLLSNKILLATEIAAESKSEEEIVKRIEKDVFMKYAVEEVYYSLERVLITTLEAEGKFWADRIFRDIQDNITMRTVHLDFHLKKLSLVITKVTALLGVLKENETPEHATGATKALQDLYNVILVEILAADMRDQYDTWNLLARARNEGRLFTKLRWPKDPEMKALVKRLYSLLTINDSTAQHVPRNLEARRRLQFFTNSLFMDVPQPKPVHQMLSFSVFTPYCSEVVLYSMSELTNRNEDGISILFYLQKTYPDEWKNFLARIGQDENALEGDLHNERDILELRFWASYRGQTLARTVRGMMYYRKALMLQSYLERKAGRVTDEESTLHGNDPTDAKGFELSPEARAQADLKFTYVVTCQMYGRQKEDQKPEAADIALLMQRNEALRIAYIDVVDTLKEGKSHKEYYSKLVKADISGKDKEVYSIRLPGDPKLGQCKTENQNHAIVFTRGNALQTIDMNQDNYFEEALKMRNLLEEFDRDHGIRPPTILGVREHVFTGSVSSLASFVSNQETSYVTLGQRVLGKPLKIRMHYGHSDVFDRVFHITRGGISKASRIINTSEDIFAGFNSILRQGNITHHEYIQVGKGRDVRLNQIALFEGKVAGGNGEQVLSRDVYRLGQLLDFFRMMSFYFTTVGFYFCSMLTVLTMYIFLYGKAYLALSGVGDTIRERAILVDNAALSAALSAQFLFQIGVFTALPMILGFTLEHGFLQAIVSFTTMQFQLCTVFFTFSLGTRAHYFGRTLLHGGARNVINSVCQQYQATGRGFVIKHVKFSENYRLYSRSHFVKGMEVVLLLVVYLAYGNDEASSVSYILLTISSCFLAFSWLFAPFLFNPSGFERHKVVEDFKEWRNWLFYRGGGIGVEGGESWEAWWEEELSHIGTLSGRIVETILSLRFFIFQYGIVYKLNLYGSDTSFAVYGWSWAAFAMILVLFKVFALIQKIAVSFRLVLRFVQGLALLVALAGIIVEVVLTELSVTDILACVLLAFVPTGWGILSIACAWKPVSKRIGMWESVRSLAWLYDAGMGMLIFLPVALFSWFXTFQTRMMXVLTKRLEISLILAGNNPSQAFEIFIH, from the exons ATGAGTGATACAACACTCGTTAAAATGTCTCGAGTGGAGTCTCTATGGGAGCGGCTAGTTAATGCTGCGTTACAAAGGGATAGAACAGGAGAAGCTACTGCTGCTGGTCGTGGTGGTCCTGGTCAGGGGGGCAGAGACATAGATGCTATTCTGAGAGCTGCTGATGAATTCCAAGTTGAAGACCCCATCATAGCTAGGATCT TATGTGAGCATGCTCGCTCGCTTGCAGAAAAACTTGACCCTAATAATGAAGACAGAGGTCTTTTACAATTTAGAACCGGATTGATGTCCGTTATTAAG caaaaaattgaaaaaagtgTCGTTGGGACCATAAATAGAAGTCAAGATATTAACCGACTGCAAGGCTTTTACCAGCGGTACAGAGAAAAGAACAATCATGTTGACACGTTAAAGGAGGAGGAAAATCAGCTCCGTGAGTCAGGCGCTTTCACTGACGA GATAGAGCGGAAAACAgtagaaagaaaaagaatctTGGCCAACCTTAAAGTTCTGGAACATGTGTTGAAGCAGGTTTCAAAAGAGATCTTTGAAGAG CTGAAGCATGCTAATGATTCGGATGCTGCAATGAGTGAGGACACTTGTCTTGCCTACAACATTGTTCCTCTTGATGCTCCTGTCACGGAAAATGCCACGACGGCTTTCCCTGAGGTGCAAGGGGCAGTTGCAGCGTTGAAGTATTCTCCATGCCTGCCAAAATTGCCTGCTGAGTTCCCCATTCCTGCAACAAGGAATGCTGATATGTTTGATTTTCTCCACTATATATTTGGGTTTCAG AGAGACAGCGTCTGCAATCAGCGTGAACATATAGTTCTTCTTCTGTCTAATGAGCAGTCCCGCCTTAATATCCCTGGAGAAACAGAACAT AAACTTGATGATGCTGCAGTGAGTAATGTGTTTTTGAAGTCCCTAGACAACTACATTAAGTGGTGTGATTACCTGTGTATTCGACCTGCATGGAACAA TTTAGAGGCCATCAGTGGAGAAAAGAAACTACTATACCTCTCTTTGTATTACCTGGTTTGGGGTGAAGCTGCCAACATACGGTTCCTTCCGGAATGTTTGTGCTACATATTCCACCAT aTGGTAAGAGAAATGGATGAGATCTTACGCCAGAAGGTTGCTCGTCCAGCTGAGAGTTGTGTACCAGTAGATAGTTGTGGCTCTGATGATGGTGTATGTGTGTCATTCCTTGATCATGTTATTGCTCCACTGTATGAAGTTGTATCAGCG GAAGCTTTTAACAATGGCAATGGTCGAGTACCTCATTCAGCTTGGAGAAACTATGATGACTTCAATGagtatttttg GTCGCTTCGGTGCTTCGAGCTTGGTTGGCCGTGGCGAACAAGTTTATCTTTTTTTCAGAAACCTATACCGAGAGGAAAG TTCGAGGTTAAAACCGGTAGGGAGAAACATCGAGGAAAGACTTCCTTCGTTGAGCACCGAACGTTTTTGCATCTCTACCACAGCTTCCATCGGCTATGGATATTCCTCGCTATGACGTTTCAG GCACTAGCCATAGTTGCGTTCAATGAAAAACGCCTGGTCTCCAGGAAGACTTTGCGTGAGATTCTCAGCCTGGGTCCAACTTATGTTGTGATGAAGTTTTTTAAAAGTGTTCTGGATGTCATCATGATGTATGGTGCTTATTCTAATACAAGACGTCTGGCTGTTTTGCGCATGTTTCTCCGTTTCGTTTGGTTTGGTCTTGCTTCTGTCTTCATATCTTTCCTCTATGT gAGAGCACTTCAAGAAGATAGCAAACCAAATTCTGATTCAGTCATGTTCAAGCTTTATGTGATTCTCATAGCCATCTATGGTGGTGTTCAGTTGTTTTCTAGTATCCTGATGCGTGTCCCAACTTGTCACAACATTGCTAATAAATGTGATGGGTGGACTTTGATCCGATTCTTCAAGTGGATGTGGCGCCAG GAGAGACATTATGTTGGCCGTGGCATGTATGAAAGGACATCTGATTATATAAA GTACTTGCTGTTTTGGCTTGTTGTACTGTCTGCAAAGTTCTCGTTTGCGTACTTTCTTCAG ATTGAGCCGCTCGTTAGTCCAACAAGGATGATAGTGAAACATG GAAACTATAGTACTCTGACTGTTGCCAGTTTATGGGCTCCTGTTGTTGCT ATATACCTGTTAGACATCCATATATTCTACACCCTTGTCTCTGCTTTTTTGGGTTTCTTGCTCTGCGTGAGAGCTCGTTTGGGGAAG ATAAGATCTCTAGAAGAAATTCACAAGCAATTTAAGAAGTTTCCAGGGGCCTTTATTAAGGCTCTTCATGTCCCTATTACCGACCG GACTTGTGATCCTTCTCATGAG GTTTTGGATAAGAAGAACAGAGTAGAGGCAGCTCACTTTGCTCCATTTTGGaaccaaataataaaatgtCTACGAGAGGAAGACTACATCACTGATTT TGAGATGGACTTGCTCCTGATGCCCAAGAGTTCTGGAAGTAGACTGGTTCAGTGGCCTCTATTTCTTCTTTCCAACAAG ATATTATTGGCCACAGAGATTGCTGCTGAGAGTAAGTCAGAAGAGGAGATAGTGAAGAGGATCGAAAAGGATGTATTTATGAAGTATGCTGTTGAGGAAGTCTATTACAGCCTTGAACGTGTCCTAATAACAACGCTGGAAGCCGAAGGGAAATTTTG GGCGGACAGAATCTTCAGAGACATCCAGGACAACATAACGATGAGAACTGTACATCTTGATTTTCACTTGAAGAAGCTCTCCCTTGTTATAACGAAAGTGACTGCACTCTTAGGAGTCCTG aaagaaaatgaaacacCGGAGCATGCAACAGGAGCTACCAAAGCACTTCAAGATCTCTACAATGTTATTCTCGTTGAAATATTAGCTGCTGATATGAG GGATCAATATGACACGTGGAACCTGTTAGCTCGAGCAAGGAATGAAGGCCGGCTGTTTACAAAGTTGAGATGGCCTAAAGATCCCGAGATG AAAGCTCTCGTCAAAAGATTGTACTCTCTACTTACTATCAACGATTCTACAGCGCAGCATGTTCCTAGAAATCTTGAGGCCAGACGCAGACTTCAATTCTTCACCAATTCTCTTTTCATGGATGTGCCACAACCAAAGCCTGTCCACCAAATGTTATCCTTCAG TGTGTTCACTCCATATTGTTCTGAGGTTGTGCTATACAGCATGTCTGAACTCACTAATAGAAATGAGGATGGGATATCAATCTTGTTTTACCTTCAGAAAACATATC cAGATGAGTGGAAAAATTTTCTTGCACGAATAGGACAAGATGAAAATGCGTTAGAAGGTGATCTACATAATGAGAGAGACATACTTGAACTTCGATTTTGGGCTTCTTACCGTGGACAAACGTTAGCTAGAACAG TTCGAGGGATGATGTATTATAGGAAAGCTCTCATGCTTCAGTCTTATCTGGAGAGAAAAGCTGGAAGAG TTACAGACGAGGAATCCACACTTCACGGTAATGACCCAACGGATGCTAAAGGATTTGAGTTATCTCCTGAAGCAAGGGCACAAGCAGATCTAAAGTTTACATATGTTGTCACATGCCAAATGTATGGAAGACAGAAAGAAGATCAAAAACCTGAAGCTGCTGACATTGCATTGCTAATGCAAAG AAACGAAGCCCTCCGCATTGCTTATATCGATGTTGTTGATACTCTTAAAGAGGGTAAATCTCATAAAGAATATTATTCAAAGCTTGTGAAGGCCGACATAAGTGGAAAGGATAAG GAAGTTTACTCCATAAGGTTGCCTGGGGACCCGAAACTTGGCCAATGCAAAACTGAGAATCAGAACCATGCCATTGTGTTTACTCGCGGAAATGCACTCCAGACTATTGATATGAATCAG GATAACTACTTTGAAGAAGCCTTGAAGATGAGAAATCTTTTGGAAGAATTTGACCGGGACCATGGTATTAGACCACCTACCATTCTTGGAGTTCGGGAACATGTATTTACTGGAAG TGTCTCCTCCTTGGCCTCTTTCGTGTCCAATCAAGAAACTAGCTATGTAACTCTTGGCCAACGAGTATTAGGCAAACCCTTGAA GATCCGCATGCATTATGGTCATTCAGATGTCTTTGACAGAGTTTTTCATATCACTCGTGGTGGTATCAGCAAGGCCTCTCGGATCATCAATACTAGTGAAGATATATTTGCTG GTTTTAACTCAATTCTACGTCAAGGGAATATTACTCATCATGAGTATATTCAG GTGGGCAAAGGGAGAGATGTGAGGCTCAATCAAATAGCTCTGTTTGAAGGAAAAGTTGCTGGTGGTAATGGTGAACAGGTTCTAAGTCGAGATGTATACAGACTTGGCCAGCTTCTTGATTTCTTTAGAATGATGTCATTCTACTTTACAACTGTTGGCTTCTATTTCTGTTCAATG TTGACGGTGCTTACTATGTATATTTTCTTGTATGGGAAGGCATACCTG GCACTTTCTGGAGTTGGAGATACTATTCGAGAAAGAGCTATTCTTGTGGACAATGCTGCACTTAGTGCTGCCCTCAGTGCTCAGTTTCTGTTTCAGATTGGTGTCTTCACTGCTCTGCCAATGATTCTAGGCTTTACTTTGGAACATGGTTTTCTCCAG GCCATTGTCAGTTTCACAACTATGCAGTTTCAGTTATGTACTGTCTTCTTCACATTTTCTCTTGGCACAAGAGCCCATTATTTTGGACGGACACTTCTCCATGGTGGTGCTAGGAATGTGATAAACAGTGTTTGTCAACAGTACCAAGCCACTGGAAGAGGGTTTGTTATCAAGCATGTCAAATTTTCTGAGAACTACCGTCTCTATTCTAGAAGTCATTTTGTTAAAGG GATGGAGGTTGTTCTCTTACTGGTTGTCTACCTTGCTTATGGAAATGATGAGGCTAGTTCTGTTTCCTACATACTTCTGACTATAAGCAGCTGTTTCCTGGCTTTCTCTTGGCTCTTTGCTCCTTTCCTGTTCAAcccttctggatttgagaggCATAA AGTGGTGGAAGACTTCAAAGAATGGAGAAACTGGCTCTTCTACAGAGGTGGTGGGATTGGTGTGGAAGGAGGTGAAAGCTGGGAAGCATGGTGGGAAGAAGAACTG TCTCACATTGGGACCTTGAGCGGGAGGATAGTGGAGACCATATTAAGTCTGCGATTCTTTATCTTCCAGTATGGTATTGTCTACAAACTGAACCTGTATGGATCAGATACTTCATTTGCG GTGTATGGTTGGTCATGGGCTGCATTTGCGATGATTTTAGTTCTTTTCAAG GTCTTTGCCTTGATTCAGAAGATTGCTGTCAGTTTTCGGCTTGTTCTTAGGTTTGTACAAGGCCTTGCCTTATTGGTGGCTCTAGCTGGCATAATCGTAGAGGTTGTGCTTACAGAGTTGTCAGTGACGGACATATTAGCTTGTGTATTATTGGCTTTTGTACCGACAGGATGGGGAATCCTTTCT ATTGCATGTGCTTGGAAGCCAGTCAGTAAACGAATTGGGATGTGGGAATCAGTACGTTCCCTAGCATGGCTATACGATGCAGGAATGGGAATGCTTATATTTCTTCCCGTTGCGCTCTTCTCGTGGT CGACCTTCCAAACACGTATGA ATGTTTTAACCAAGCGTCTTGAGATCTCTCTCATCCTCGCTGGAAACAATCCAAGTCAGGCATTTGAAATCTTCATTCATTAG